A section of the Pseudomonas prosekii genome encodes:
- a CDS encoding excinuclease: MHFKKIAAAATLLICALPAVSQARDTAVYLPFDKAVAEATRTGKIDGSVKFYLAGNTPAGKATVLSAGSVTNKKTNAFNKTDEVACEWVAQSAIISLHQAAKSAGANAVTNIVSFYKSNERKDAKNYECHAGAIMAGVALKGDLVQLK, from the coding sequence ATGCACTTCAAGAAAATCGCTGCCGCTGCCACTCTGCTGATCTGCGCCCTGCCCGCCGTCAGCCAGGCCCGTGACACCGCCGTGTACCTGCCTTTTGACAAAGCCGTCGCCGAAGCCACCCGCACCGGCAAAATCGACGGCAGCGTGAAGTTCTACCTCGCCGGCAACACGCCCGCCGGCAAAGCCACCGTCCTCAGCGCCGGCTCGGTGACCAACAAAAAAACCAACGCTTTCAACAAAACTGACGAAGTAGCCTGCGAATGGGTTGCCCAATCGGCAATCATCAGCCTGCACCAGGCAGCAAAAAGCGCTGGCGCAAACGCGGTGACCAACATCGTCAGCTTCTACAAAAGCAACGAACGCAAAGACGCCAAGAACTACGAATGCCACGCCGGCGCCATCATGGCGGGTGTTGCGCTGAAAGGTGACTTGGTTCAGCTCAAGTAA